One genomic region from Gossypium hirsutum isolate 1008001.06 chromosome D13, Gossypium_hirsutum_v2.1, whole genome shotgun sequence encodes:
- the LOC107920511 gene encoding LOW QUALITY PROTEIN: homeobox-leucine zipper protein ATHB-13 (The sequence of the model RefSeq protein was modified relative to this genomic sequence to represent the inferred CDS: inserted 1 base in 1 codon), with amino-acid sequence MSCNGMAFFPANFMLQTPHEEDHHHHQPPTSMNQMLPSCTPQDFHGVASFLGKRSISFSGIDHVCEEGNGEDDLSDDGSQAGEKKRRLNMEQVKTLEKNFEXGNKLEPERKMQLARDLGLQPRQIAIWFQNRRARWKTKQLEKDYDLLKKQYEAIKADNDALQAQNQKLHAEILALKGKEPTESINLNKETEGSCSNRSENSSDVKLGMSRTPTVIDSHPTSCRTLFPTSIRPTTAVAQLFQTSSSRPDNHLQCQKMDQIVKEEGLGNMFCNIEDQTGFWPWLEQHHFN; translated from the exons ATGTCTTGCAATGGGATGGCTTTTTTTCCAGCCAATTTCATGCTCCAAACTCCTCATGAAGaagatcatcatcatcatcaacccCCAACTTCCATGAATCAAATGCTTCCTTCATGCACACCCCAAGACTTTCACG gtgttgCATCATTTCTGGGGAAGAGATCAATATCATTTTCTGGTATAGATCATGTATGTGAAGAAGGAAATGGGGAGGATgatttatcagatgatggttcacAGGCAGGAGAGAAGAAGAGGAGGCTGAACATGGAACAAGTGAAGACCCTTGAGAAGAACTTTG TTGGGAACAAGCTTGAACCTGAGAGAAAAATGCAGCTGGCTAGAGATCTTGGGTTGCAACCAAGGCAGATTGCTATTTGGTTCCAAAACAGAAGAGCAAGGTGGAAAACCAAGCAACTTGAGAAAGACTATGATCTCCTTAAAAAACAGTATGAAGCTATCAAAGCTGATAATGATGCACTCCAAGCTCAGAACCAAAAGCTTCATGCTGAG ATATTGGCACTGAAAGGCAAAGAACCAACGGAATCCATCAACCTCAACAAGGAAACGGAAGGTTCATGTAGTAACAGAAGTGAAAACAGCTCGGATGTGAAGCTGGGTATGTCAAGGACACCAACAGTCATTGACAGCCATCCGACAAGCTGCAGAACCCTTTTCCCAACATCCATTAGGCCAACTACTGCAGTCGCACAGCTGTTTCAAACCTCATCATCAAGGCCTGATAATCACCTTCAATGCCAAAAGATGGATCAAATTGTTAAAGAAGAAGGCCTGGGTAACATGTTCTGCAACATCGAGGATCAAACGGGGTTTTGGCCGTGGCTCGAACAACACCATTTCAATTGA